The genomic interval TGCTTTAGTTTAAGCTCCTGGAACAGTGGTCCACACCATGGAAGATATACCTCTGTGACACCTTCACAGGTGTCACAGAGGGACATGAGGCTTCTAAAAAACCATTCCCTCACGGCCATAAGGCTCTGACCTTCCCGGTGCCTATGCATTATCAGCAAGGCCACTATTAGTATGGATTCTCGTTTGTCAATTCATCTTTTCTGACCGCTGCTTTTGTGAAAGGGAACTCAAATCTTGTGTTACTTTTGGGAAAGGAGTTGTTATTTAAGAAATTCCTCTAAATTCCTTCCATTGTCTGTCTACAGCTACGGCAAAGGCTTCATCTGTGGCCACATCAGACAAgctacaaacacaccacacagcacagaTGGACCCCGAACAACCAGTCACCTCACACCGGACACTGTGTGGCTGCGTGCAGTGCCACAGTAGCATTTGCGCTGTGCCTATACTCTTTGCACACAGCCCGGAACAGCCCAGCTTCTCTCTGGGGCCATCGCCTGAGTCTCCTGAGAACCCGCTCTGCCCCCTGGTGGCCACTCCCCAAGCAGCTGTCCTGGaagagctctgtctgcctccttgGCTTGTTATCTGGTCAAAGAAGACTCTGGCCTAGAACAGTATCTCTTTCAAAGTAACTTATCAGATTAGGACCCTTAATAGATCCTCCAGACCATTCATTCTATCCACTAAGAATGTTATGGGCAGCTAACCTGTTGCAGATAGAGTAGCTAATTCTGCCTGGGATGGGTTTTAAGGTTTGAGATAGTACCAAACCTGGGAAAATCCCAGGCAAACTAGAACCAGTTGGAGATTTCATTCCTCGGACACGCAATGTCTTCAGATCAGTCTCCTCAGCCAGGACCCATCAGACCTTCTCCTGGAAAGCACATGCTAAACTAGCCTCCCTTCAAAGGGATCCCCTTACCCCCGCCTCTCACACTGTTCATGGCAGTTAGCCTCCCTCCCCATTGTCAGATAGTCTCCTGCCGCTTTGCTCAGGCCTCCCTCTGTTTTCACCTCTTAGGAGGGGGGTAAGTGGAGGGAGTTATACCCCAATCCTTCCTTGCTACAGGGCTCTAGCCCTTAGCTGTCAGAGAGGTGGAACCTTCTAAAGGTTAGGCGCCCCTGGCTGTGGATACAGAGGGCACGCAGGATACAGGGGTGACCGGGATTCACTCTGATCGCTCCTCATGACCACGAATCTCGAATCTCATCCTACACAGGTAGTCAGCTGCCTACTGTTGGACGCTCTCAGGGCTGGGGGCTGCCCAGGAGTGTTGGCTGACAGTCATCTCTGCCCCGCCCAGCTGCTGGGATGCAGACACAGGATTCTGCTGTTGATAGCCACTGGCCTCAGAACAGGAATGAAGGGCAGGCACGTGGCCGAGAGGGGGCAGCAGAATCTAGAACAGACCCTGGCTCGGGCCGGAAAGGAGCAAAGGCCACAGACTGGGTCTGGATGTGGGGCAGGAACTCAGAGGGAGGCAAGAGAGGAGGGGTTAAGTCTGGGAAGAGGGACCAAGACTGAGCTGAACATAGGCAGGGAAAAGGGcgcagatacacagagacagggacagaaataCAGCGATAGAGGTAGATGGAAATACAGAGGACGATAAGGAGAAAGGGAggtaaggagggaaggagggagggagagagaaagggggacagAAATCGGTGCTGGGAAAAGGAGGGAGTTAGAGAGCAAGAGTCAAAGAGGGAAAAGAccaagaagagacagaggaagagagacacagagacatatagaGATGCCAAGACTGGGaccagaggctagagagatatagctcagtggtaaagagtgtgcactgctcttttagaggacctgagttcatttcccagtacccatgccaggcagctcacaattgcctgtaactccatatCCAGGGGTTCTGACTCCACAgacagccctgtgtgtgtgtgtgtgtgtgtgtgtgcgtgcatgcgcacACGCAAGTGTGTATTAACACAAAATAGGTTTCAAAAAAGAGAGACTGGGACCAGGACAAAGACTATTTAGAGACAGGAATAGGAAAGAGACAAATATAGAGACAGGAATCAGGTCAGAGAGGAGAGGGGTCGAAGGGTTTAGAGTTCTAAGCACACAACAGAGCcgccatgggaggagaggtcttgtAGCCAAGTATAGATAGATCAAGACATAGAGGGCTATCCCATTCCCAGGGCACTTTGGGGAGCAAATAGAACTACTGTCTGAGAGGCTGGTCTGTTGGGCCGCCACCACACAGGCTGAGGACCCGCCCCTCAGAAATGTTCTGATTCTCTGCGTTCTATCTTAGCTCAAAGAACCAAAGCTCATACTCACTCCAGACTCCCCAGAAGATGGTACTCACGGGAGGCAGTAGCTGCCAGTAGCCAAGACCCTCGAGAGTGAACAGTCTATGAGGTTAAGGGGAGAGGACTTGCAAGGAGGGACAACCACCCTCAGTCAATGACACTGACCAGAAGGGCTTAGGACAAGGGTGATCCCttgaagttgggggtggggagataccCCAGTTCTTCCCTCCATCAGCCTCCAAGGCTCGAGCAGGCCCCCTTTCCTCGTTCTGCCCCCTCCTTCCAAGGCCCAACATAATTGCTTTCCCATGTTGCTAATGGAGGCCAGATTGCTGATGCCCAAGCCCTGGGTGGGCGGTGGGTGGGTCAGGGCTGACCAAGGCTCTCAAGTCAGAAAGGCAACCCAAGCTAGACACCCTCTAACTTCAGCCCACCCACCTTCAAGATAGACAAGGGGCAAAGCTCTAATACACTGCAGGGATATGATATTCTTGGCAAGAGAGTTAGTAACCCCTGATCTCTCTATAACCTTGCTGGACCTAGCCTGAGCCACACCTCACCGGGCCTAAAGCAACAGGCAGAGCATGTGAGGGGTGGCATCCAGAGTGTATGGGTGGGGAGCATTCAGGGCGCAGGTGCAGGTCCACCCCTGCTTCTCAGGATGTTCATTCTAGGAGTTTCTTTCTGTGCCCAAGGAGCTACAGGTTCCCATAGTTTGAAAAGCCACAAGTTAGGCAGGCACAGTTGgccgcatgactttaatcctggcactcaggaggcaaaggtaggtggatctctgcaagtctgaggccagcctgttctacacagtgagttccagggtagccagagtTGCACAGTGAggccctatcttgaaaacaagcaagcaaacaaacagaaaggccaCAGGCTGCTCTGTATCAGGCCTTTTCTGTCCACAAGTTCCTACTTTGAACATTCTCTCTTCTCCTGCCTGGGGGGCAGGCAGTCTTCACTCCTCAGACACTTGCCTGGGACTAACTCAGTCTGTGCCATGCCTAGCAGATGCACCAATGCCCCAGGGGCTGTGATTTCCCTCCTGAGGCACAGTTTCATGTGGGCCTGCCAAGGTTACTGAAAAGTACCTGGTCTGAGAAGGGTGGCATTGTGGCGACATCAGGGGGATTCTTGGTGGCATCCAGTACCTGCTATGGGGAGTGTGGACTAGAGTAGACACTGGTGTATGTAGCTTTGACTACCCCTTCCTTTAAGTATACAGAGGAAGGCCAAGCCTGCCTCCCAGGCTAGGACTCTGGCCTCTTCCTGTTCTACATCAGAAGTCTGTCAGCCTGACTCCAGCTCTGGGCATTTGCAGCAAAGGAGCTTTAGTAAAGTGACTTCTGTGAGAGAAACTGGACCTCAAAAttgggtctctctacatagtcctggctgtcctggtattcaccgtgagaccaggctagcctcaaactcacccagatcttcctgcctctgcctcccaggtgctgggattaatgcatgtgccaccacacctggctacaaCTGGACCTTGAACATGTATGGGGCAGCCAGGAGAAGTCAGAACTCAGGTCCCAGTTTAGGGACTGGAAGAGTATGGAGCTAGACCAAAGCCCAGACCCTCTGCCTTAAGTACTACATGTATAATCAGAATCTGAGGCTTAACCttgtataactccagttctgaagcctaagttcaatccctgtcCATGTTCTAAGAAGCCTCTGCCTTCAGACTGCCATCTTGCTTGGCCAGGCCCAGGGCACTATGCTCTGAACCTCTGTAGACTGGCTGAGTACTAATTCTGACCTGCTGGTTCCTTACGACTATGTCTTCTGCCTGGGCACTCCTAGAAGGTAGCTCTGAGTCTGACTCAGAAACAGCCTCCAGTCCAGCCAGAACCTGCAAGCACAGCCTCATCAAATGACTGAATACCCTCATGTGGGTCCACCCTGCACCTGGACCCATTTCCCACAAGTTTGCCCTTGTCTGTGTACTCCAGAGCAGCCCAGACTAAGAAGTAGAGCGGATTGTCCCTAACGATTATGGCCCGGAAGCTGCACCTCTTCCCATGCTCCCCAGCCTGGTTTCTCTCCTGCCATGCCTTCAGGGCAGGGGTCCCCAGATGAGTAGGTTCCCTTCCAAAGTGGTTCTGCTCCAAGGTCTCATGAAATGGTGACGTTTAATGAGAActccctacccctccctcccatgtatatacatctataaaaaattcaaatacaGCAAGTTACCATTGAGTCAGACTAGAAGGGACTGACAGGACATTAAATACTGGGGGGTAGGAAAGGGCCAATGAAGGATCGTACAAAACAGGGGCAGCGGTGGAGGGACTGAAAAGTGTGGGCACCGGGGGGAAGGGGATGGCTGGGCCCCCCCAGTGTCAGGAGCTTATAATCTGATGGTGGCAACAGAGACCCTGGGACagacaggaggctggggcaggaggagaaaACTGTGGATGTGGGGTGGAGGCTCCCCTCAGGTCCCCCAAGGGCTCCTGGGAGTCGCTGGCGTTGGAGGGTCCAGCCCGAGGGGGAAAAAGGTGAGAGGGGTCTTTGGTGGGTGGGTTAGCTGCATGGTCCTCCTCTCTGGAGGGAAAGGAGGGCCGGCTTGGTGAGATGAGGCTGGGGACGGACGGCAGGCCCGGGCCTGCCGGGGTCTCTATAAattgtgtctgaagagaatgcaAAAGGTCCTCCTGCCCGTGTGCAAAATAGAAACCGGGGTCTGCAGGCTCAGCTCCGGCCTCCTGCTCTTCCGCAGGTGCTCTGGCATGTCCTCATGGGATGCAGGGCTCTGGGGAGACAGGCAGGGGACTGACTGTGAGGGCTGAAGCCCAGGTAGAAGTCCCTAAGGCCCTCCTTCCCCACGGCTGCCCAGCCTCACTCAACCTACCAGATTAGGAGATTGTTGGCTGTGGCAGCAGCGGTAGCCAGGACCAGGGTGACAGGGACACTGGTCAAGAAGGGTATGGAGGGTCCTCCGCCGCTGCCAAGCTCCCCGGGCTCACAGATCTTCGTGGTGGGTGGGGGTGCCAACGAGCTGGTGGTGCTGGTCGTGGTCTCTGGGGAGCATGGAGGAAACTCAGGGCAGGGCCGGGGCTGGGTCCCAACCAGATCTGGGGTTTCCCGAGGTTACACGGTCGCTGCTTCCTGATGAGGTtgcctctcccatccccctcatAAGTGAACTGCACCCAGAAATCCCTACCAAGGACATGTAGAAAACAAGCACTAGGAACACAGGTATTAGGCAGAGGGGTAGGTCTGTCACAGCCACAGTGGGTTGTGTGGCAGAAGCTGTGCTcccaggaggagctggagggcgTAGGCACAGGGTGGGGCTGGGTGGGGCCGGGGACCAGCAGGCTCACCGGGGGCCTGGGCTTCGGTGGTGAGATGCCGTGGTTCCTCCGTCCAGGGTGTGGCGTGAGCAGCCACGCTCCAGTCGCTCCACGTCCCAATCTCATTGTCCTTGGCAGCCACCTGGATGATGTACTCCTTCCCAGCGTAGGCATCTGTGATGGTGTGTGCTGTGCCATCCGAGAGCTCCACCTGCAGGCCCAGTCACGGGACAGGGTCAAAGTGAGCCCCCAACCCCACAAGGGAAGCAAAGACACACCTGGGGAGAGGGACACAAATGTATCCCTGGAGGGAGTTAGGGCCTTGCTGTGGGGAGAGGCCCACAGTGAATGACCTTCAGTCTCTGTGTGAGAGTAAAGCCATCAGACCTAGGGGTGGGGCCTCAGGCATGAGGGAGGCCAGAATGGACTCTAGAAGGACTTCGCTCAGTGGCTGTGAGGCCGTTATCCGAGACTGGGGTGCCAAAGGGGAGACTACTGGGCACCATCTATCAGTGGGTCATGGAGGAAAAGATCACAAGCACCAAAGTCCCTCAGAGAGAAGATGCCTAAATAAATTCCGGAGGCCAAGCTGCATAGCCTCATATCTATAACTGAGTGCTAACGACAGGACCTGCCTTAGGGTTATAATGAGGGCTAAGCCGTGAGGGTAAGACCAACTAGACTTCAGCCAACACCATCATGTGGCTTTCAGCCCAGAGCCGGTGCACCCACCACCTAGCCCCAGTAGGGCCTCTCCCAGGAAGTCGTCCTCAAGGGTTACCACCCTGCTAGAAGTAGGAAGGGGTGGGGACAGTCCTTAGGGTGACAGGATGGATACTCCCCTGAGGCATGGCAtcactaccccaccccaccccacccctgctcgcTGGCCTCATCCTGCTGgtcttccctcccccccacactCTCCAGGGCGGCCTGCCTGTCCGGCGCCCCTCCCaagcccaggctgggctctggTTCATCTCAGCGGCACCCGCTGCCTCATTAAGCTTCCTCGTAAACAGGGGCAGCCGGTGGGGGCGAAGGAGGGGGCTGCTCTGGGCCATGTCTGGCTTTAGGGCCCTTTTGGTTCCCGTTCCAATCTTCTCCCCAGAAATATAAGGTCTAGGTCACCTGACTTGCTAGTCtgttatacacatgtatgcatgcctgtgtgtgtgtgtgtgtgtgtgtgtgtgagagagtgtgtgtgtgcacgcgcacacactcacacgcatgcacgcacacgcttCTACTCATGTGCAGGAAGCTACTCTAACTCTGAGTCTGTGGTCCTGATGATGACACTGGTAAAGGTCAGGGTCACACTGAAATACACTTGCATCCAGACCCTGCCTGAGCCAATTCTACTCCCAACCCTGGAAGATGAGTGGCCACCAAAAGCCCTCCTCTcatggtgtgtgttggggggggggggtgccagTTCTCATCTGTACCCAGTCTCCTCTGTCTATAAAGATTCCCTCTGGCTGACcaactcccctctccctcctccttggcCTGCAGATCTCCACATATCTTTCCCCAAAGACAAAGGGAAAACACAAGGGGCATAGACCAAGCTGCCACCTCACTAGTGGACTCAAGACACTACACTTCTTGCCAGTGATCTCTGGACAGTGACAATCTTAGGCCTGGCCCCTCCTGGTTAGGTTGTCATTGACCCTTAGGAGAAGGATGCTTCAATTAACAGGAGCTGTTACTGCTGCCCACTGGCCTCAAAGCCCTCTCCTCAGTCCGCAGCAAATGTCAGACACTGCCCTCCAGCCTCCTGGCTGAGTTAGGACCAGAGCAGGTGACATAGGATTCCCACACTGGACTCCAGTTCCTACCTTACTGTTCATGCTGAGACAGTCTCTGACATACCACCTGGTCCCTATTGGTTTCTAATTCATGGCCCATGTTTTCCCTGGATATCCAAATGatatttttctctgctttcctcttgtAGTCACACACCTGTTACTCTCCGAGATCAAGGGCAGGGGATATATTCTATGCAAACTTCAAGTTGAAAAGAGCCACAAGTCTAACCATTTCCAATGCCTGTGAGACCTGGAAGAAGGCTGCAACATGCTGGAGAACATGTATGTTCTCATGTCATAGAACATGCATGCTCCCAGAGTAGAAGTGAGTTCTGCCCACTGTATGGTCCTTGGCATGTTGGTCCCATGCATGAATGCGGCATGATTCCTGCTgggagccgtgtgtgtgtgtgtgtgtgtgtgtgtgtgtgtgtgtgtgtgttcccgtGTGTGGTGGGCCGTGTGCCAGCTTCACTGCAAGGCGTGTGCGCTGCAACGCGCAGAGCTGCTGCCTGTAGCTCGTTAGCGGGGGAGGGGGCTTGTGAAACCAGACCCTGGTTATTAGCAATGCATTAGGCTCGGGCAGCTGGCCAGGCGGGAGGGACTCCAGACTCTGTCAGGGAACACGTGAGTGTGTGAGTAGCCTTTGTGGGGGCCAGGCCTACAACCAGGACAGGCACCTAGGAATCAGATTACAGACTTTAAAGGCCAGACAGGAGAAGGGCATAAGGAGATGGCACTGGAGCCTGGTGGGGGTTCAAGCTGACCCCCAGGAGACAGACTGGCTTGCCTCATGGAACACTTCCAACTCTAGTCCTAGCCCAGAGCTCAAGGGCCACCCAGAGTGCCCACTGCCTATAGGCCCGGGGGCTCTCAATATGAGAAAACCCACAAGTATTCAGATCCCTGGTCATTTCCTAGGCTCTCCATCATAACTTGATCAATATCCAGACCGTAGCCTCTCCCCATGCTGACCTTTGTCCActgtttgattcccagcccaGGCTACCACCTGACCTATAACCTCCAACTGACCTTTAAACTAGGCCTAATTGATTGATTGGAGCCTGAATAATCCATATGATCTAAACTCAATTCCTAGACCAAACTCAATCCCAATGTCTGGTTCTAATCCCTTGGGCCTCTCAGTAAATCTTTGAGGACCAGGGACTACTCTGTTCTTTGGATCCAGCATAGCTCCACACCTGGGCAGGGCTGGCAGCCGGAGGGTACTGAGTGGGAAAACCTGCTAGCCCTGtccccaccactgccctgcccccgccccccactTCTCTCCACTACCCTGGGCGTCCTCAATGACATGTTCTGATGAGGATATCTCCTTTGGCTCCATGCATTTTCCCAAGCCCACTGGATCCCTTTCTACCCCTGGCGAGCCTCTCAGACTGCCATTGGTGCCAATCCTACCTGGGGCACAGTTTCCTCTCTCGCTGTACTACACAGCTCAGACATCAGGGATCAGGGCAAAGCAGGATACTCACATGCTGCCATTGGTCCAGGATGAGAGGCCGGTAGCGCAGGAAGAACTTGAGAGGGAAGGATTCAGGATCAGGCCACGTCGAGGGCGTCTGCCATGTCACCTCCAGTCGACGGGGGTTGCTGGGCACTGGCCGGGCCACCACATTTTCTGGAGGATCAGGCTTCACTATTAAGGAGACATAGCTTCATTAGTGTGCTCTTCTCTGGAAACAACCCTATACTGTCAACTCCAGCCATCTCTAACGCCTCTGCGGTGTCCCCATTGTCACCACTGGCTGTCACTAGTCAGTCACCAGCTCCTGGTGGAAACACCCTAAACGTCAGCCAGCCTCTATCACAACTCCATTCTCATGGTGTCCAGCATCCCAAAGATGAGGCCTATGGGATACCCGCAgcgccatcaccaccacctctaTTGCCACCCAGATCACCCCTCTTACACCACAGCACACACGGCCCCTGCCAGCTTcccctcaggttttttttttccagttctcaGTGGAGCCTGAGCTTCCTCAGAGTCTGGATTTGAGGATGCTCTGTGGGTTAGTGGTGAGCTGAGGAATCTAATGATGGCGGCATCTGAGGGCTCAGATCTAGAGCAACAGTCTGACTGAATATCTAGCTGTGAAGCTTGTGgggaagacagaaagggaagacGAGTAGAGGAAGGCAAGCGAGACCAATAGAGGGTTTGTCTGGGGTGGGGTACGGGCAGGCAGAGCCTGCCTGGAGTAGGGCGAGGGCAGGCAGAGGGTCTGGATGGGataagaggtggggagagggcagTGTCTGtccttctcctgtctcctgttCTGACACCTCATTCATCACAGGCCGTAAGGAAGCCAttagcatggggtggggggagcctgCAGCTGCGCAGGAGTCTGGCCCAGCTCGCTCCCTTTTCCGCCTGCTGCATGTTCCCTGAGCCAAGGAGACAATGAAAAGAGCTGATGGAGGAGTCTGCCCTGCAGGTAAAGGATAGCCGTTCATATGGTCACGGGTCTACACGGAGGGATTGTGCACGTGTGAACATCCCCAGCAGGACTCATGTATGCCTCTGACATGCTCACTCCCAGAACATGAAGCAGCTCTCCCCACCATCACTACTGCACGCACCAATGGTGAATTCGTCGAAGGTGATGGCCGTGGTGTTGTGACCCAAGGCATTGCTGACAGTTATGGAGACCTTGTACTTGATGGTTGAGAACAGGTGCATGTACCGAATGTGGCAGCGGTTCTTGAGGGCTGGGTCCTTCTCACAGACCATA from Mastomys coucha isolate ucsf_1 unplaced genomic scaffold, UCSF_Mcou_1 pScaffold18, whole genome shotgun sequence carries:
- the Cntfr gene encoding ciliary neurotrophic factor receptor subunit alpha isoform X2, yielding MAASVPWACCAVLAAAAAAVYTQKHNPQEAPHVQYERLGTDVTLPCGTASWDAAVTWRVNGTDLAPDLVNGSQLILRSLELGHSGLYACFHRDSWHLRHQVLLHVGLPPREPVLSCRSNTYPKGFYCSWHLPTPTYIPNTFNVTVLHGSKIMVCEKDPALKNRCHIRYMHLFSTIKYKVSITVSNALGHNTTAITFDEFTIVKPDPPENVVARPVPSNPRRLEVTWQTPSTWPDPESFPLKFFLRYRPLILDQWQHVELSDGTAHTITDAYAGKEYIIQVAAKDNEIGTWSDWSVAAHATPWTEEPRHLTTEAQAPETTTSTTSSLAPPPTTKICEPGELGSGGGPSIPFLTSVPVTLVLATAAATANNLLI
- the Cntfr gene encoding ciliary neurotrophic factor receptor subunit alpha isoform X1 translates to MPAGCRADPRSAEHRPGACAGTQMAASVPWACCAVLAAAAAAVYTQKHNPQEAPHVQYERLGTDVTLPCGTASWDAAVTWRVNGTDLAPDLVNGSQLILRSLELGHSGLYACFHRDSWHLRHQVLLHVGLPPREPVLSCRSNTYPKGFYCSWHLPTPTYIPNTFNVTVLHGSKIMVCEKDPALKNRCHIRYMHLFSTIKYKVSITVSNALGHNTTAITFDEFTIVKPDPPENVVARPVPSNPRRLEVTWQTPSTWPDPESFPLKFFLRYRPLILDQWQHVELSDGTAHTITDAYAGKEYIIQVAAKDNEIGTWSDWSVAAHATPWTEEPRHLTTEAQAPETTTSTTSSLAPPPTTKICEPGELGSGGGPSIPFLTSVPVTLVLATAAATANNLLI